The following coding sequences lie in one Zingiber officinale cultivar Zhangliang chromosome 2B, Zo_v1.1, whole genome shotgun sequence genomic window:
- the LOC122048926 gene encoding tropinone reductase homolog At5g06060-like, giving the protein MELGNRWSLRGETALVTGGSKGIGCAIVEELARFGAAVHTCARNEAELKQSLQKWRDLKLQVTGSVCDVSSSEEREKLIKEVSTIFNGKLNILVNNAASGHIKPVLEVTQEEYKHTMNINLEAGFHLSQLAHPLLKASGRGNIVFISSITSLQGNSFMSVYGASKGAMNQLTRGLACEWAKDNIRTNCVAPGLINTPMAKSFIENEEFVAKWCDHTPVGRVGEPEDVATSVAFLCLPSSSFITGQVITVDGGKTICGDY; this is encoded by the exons ATGGAGTTGGGAAACAGATGGTCTCTTCGAGGAGAAACAGCCTTGGTCACTGGTGGATCCAAAGGGATAGG GTGTGCTATTGTGGAAGAACTAGCAAGATTTGGAGCAGCAGTTCATACGTGCGCCAGGAATGAAGCAGAGCTAAAACAGAGTTTGCAGAAATGGAGAGACCTGAAGCTTCAGGTGACTGGTTCGGTCTGTGACGTCTCATCctcggaggagagggagaagctGATAAAGGAAGTTAGCACCATCTTCAACGGCAAACTCAATATCCTG GTTAATAATGCAGCGTCTGGCCACATTAAACCAGTTTTAGAGGTGACTCAAGAGGAATACAAGCACACCATGAACATCAACTTGGAAGCCGGCTTCCATTTGAGTCAACTCGCTCATCCTCTTCTCAAGGCGTCTGGACGGGGCAATATCGTCTTCATTTCTTCAATCACTAGTCTCCAAGGAAACTCTTTTATGTCCGTCTATGGAGCTTCTAAGG GTGCCATGAATCAACTTACTAGAGGCCTCGCTTGTGAATGGGCGAAGGACAATATTCGTACCAATTGTGTTGCGCCCGGTCTCATCAATACGCCGATGGCTAAATCG TTCATCGAGAATGAAGAATTTGTAGCAAAGTGGTGTGATCATACTCCGGTTGGGCGTGTGGGAGAGCCGGAGGACGTGGCAACTTCGGTTGCTTTTCTTtgccttccttcttcctctttcatCACCGGTCAAGTGATTACTGTCGATGGAGGTAAAACAATATGCGGTGACTATTAA